CCCTGGCGGCGGCCTGTCTCTGTCTGGGCTCTGCCTTGTTCACAGCCATATTCTGCAGCCTCACGGAGCGGGTGCTTGACAAACAGGGATCCACAGCTGGGCTCCCCTAATCCACTCCATCACTCCTCTTTAGCAAATGGAGAAAACCCCCATCAAAGGCTGTGTGTCCAGCCCACTCTCACAGAGCTCCTCCTGTTTCAGCACTGACCTGCCTCACACACAGATGCAGCAGTGCGTCGACTTCCTGTATTTCCACACTGCAGTAAGTATGCTGTGAAACAAGGTACCACAGATTGACACaactttctactttctgttcGAGTGCACATGTGACATTCATTTGGACCGGCAGGTAGGAGGAGCAACTGCAGTACAAAGAGGTTGATTTAGCTTCTACTTTGGAGGGGCACACAACTAGCAAAGCAGAGGAAAATGAGGCGAATTCATCACTAGAGATCTCAACTTTCCTTAGATTTATGGGCAATAACTGGATTCGTTTACTGTATAAACCATTTAGCCTCAGAAAAAGTTTGACGAAGACCTTCTAAAAGTGAAGGACATAAAATGTTGCACAAATGGTGTTAGCTTCATAGATGTGTACAGTTAGGGTATTCCACCACAATATAAGCTCCAAATCTAAAATATGCATTGATTTTGGGAGGGGAGCAAGGAGTATCCCTTGAATAGCCCAGGTTTCAAAAGATCCACCATCAAGAACACACTACAGCTTAGATTAAGAAACTGTGTACACACCTATAGTTCTTCATTTAACTTGTACTGCTCCAAGCTAGGGGTGACAAATTTAGATGcataaacataagttttcatcctggttttttacatattttattggaAACAGTATGGATCTGGAACAGGGTCCGACCCCCAAACTTACAAAGGTTTTGCAGCcaaacaaaaggcaaaaactgCTAGCTCCAGCTGCAGCCCCATCACGACCTCGCAATGTGACCTTCAACGGCTCCTCTCTCAGCTGGTTTCCTTAACTGCAAAACAGAGACTGGGCTAGTCCTGCCCAGATCTAATTTTCTCCATACCGTAACCCACGCACAGCACCAACGGCCTGCTAGAAGTAACCCCAAAAGCACTAGGCATCAGAACTAACCAAAAAGCAATTTCATGAGGCAGCCAAACTAGTCTGTGGTAAGGGAAATTACTTAGAATGAGTTCACTGCCTGAAGTGCTTCCGATCTGTTAGAAATAGAAGGCAAAATCAAATTTAACCGTTAGCTTCCCTATACTTAGTAAATGAGAAGATActctgaaaaaaggaaagagatacTAGGTGTCTTTCAAAATATCACATCCTTTATTTTTCCACCCACTCCCACCCTTTACCCTCTCCACACATGTCCCTTCCTAAACCACATGGTCTTAAAGCCGAGTTGGAAATTTAACGGAAGGGAACCATCAGGaatgagggaggagaggagacacCCAAAGAGCTGTGGGTCCGCACCTTAGTCCTGTGCTGTCCTGTCAAGGCACACACTCCTGGCAGGATATCTGTCACATCTCCTCAGCCATTAGTGAGCTCTGACTTCTCAAAGATTCTTGAAACTTCACACAACTCCTAGGAGTCTTCCAATCTTCCACTTTCTTCTATAGTGGCTGACATTCATTTCCACGGTGGACTGGAAATTTTGTTGGGAGCTTTTGAGACACCGAAAATGGTCGACTACTTTCACACAGGAGTCCTCTCTGTCATGGTGCCTTCGTTTTTTGATgaaccaaaaagcaaacaatcatTCCTTGTACAAGGCATTAAGCTGTATACGGACCCAGCCATGGTCTTTGCCCTCACAGGTGGAAGGGTAAAAGCACGCAAACATGGCTGTAAAATACCCAGTTTAATTGAGTGGCATTAGTCAATTTTCTTGTTGCCAAAACAAAAGGACTTTAGAAGTTCAGAAGCAAGGCTCACTGGCGCAGTTTACTCTGCccgaatagaacagaataaaagcAGTGAAACTATCCTGACCTTATAGAGGCCCGCGGCTCTGGAACTGCACATTAACCTATCCTTTGAAATGGATTTTCACTTTCAGCAGCAAATGCAAGCAGGCCAGAGCAAACAGCACCGTGCCTCTGCAGGCCTACTCATAAGCTACGCCACAGCTAAAGAGCAGAAAACAAGAGTCTCTCCCACCACGGAAAACTCATAGGCCTATCTAACAGGTCACCTGCTCTGgggcaatttttaaaagctatttatgcAGCAGGTGAATAGCTGGAACGGCTCGGTGCTTTCTCCCACCTAGCGCCCTTCCTGACAGTTAAACCCTTTTCAGCTTTCTCCACGTGACTGAAGTCTGCAAGCCTATGACTCGGAAGCTAGGCTGCCTAACTGGGTACTTCCCCCATTTCTCTTGTATCTATGGGGAAGTACCAACTACCTGCAAATACATCCTCCCGTCAATTACTAGAGAGTGGGGAAAGTGAAATTAATTAAGCCACATAAAAATTCTCCCACAACTGCTtttcatttgagaaatatttatacaGAGTTTATAAGCTACAAAGCCAGGAATGACTTATTTCAACAGACTTGACTTTGTCAAACTGTGGGGGTGCAGCACTCCAATGGGAATTACTCAGGAATTAAAACTCAGATTCAAAGAGACAACGATCTAATTTTTCACTCCCTACACCAACATTCTCAAATATCAAGTCCAATCCCACTTAAAAATAAACAGGGACTAGATGAGATTgacaaaatcactttttaaatcaGAATACACAAACCGTTCTCTAAAGGTGCTCAAAAGACACCTGCTTGCTTTAGCAAGTTGGATCTAAGATTGATGTATAATCAATCAGAATAATCATGGTGTTCAACTGCTGGAACACTGTTCCAAAAGACAGGGTACGTGTGAAGATACACGTTTGAGAAACTCACACAGCCGTTAAATTGGCCAGACGGGTACAACAAAGACACACCTTCCCAGCTTTTCACTTTTCCGTGACTGTCTTCCTTAAAAACCAGTTTTTATTTCCAGTGCATCGAACCCGAAGTCAGGTCAACCAAAACAATGAGGGCAACCACTTCGCTACACCACAGCTAACTACTTCGGAAGGTTTCACTTGCCGTTAATTCGTGCCAGGAAAAATACAGGCTCTGCTGGAGATATAAAGGAGAACAGGGCGGGAAGACTGGAATTTTCAGCGGAGAGACAAATGCAAAGCCTGTGGGCACGAGGAGAAGCGTCTATGCAAGTAAGTGAAGACGGTGGTCGAGGGAAACAATGGTTGGCCGGAGAGCGAAGAAAGGGAAGCTCAGAAGACGCATTTTCGAAAGCCACAAAGAGCCGAGCTACCGGCCCGGCGGCCGGGACCGTGCAGTGCTGAGATCTGCGAGGAAGCAGGCACCCAACGGCTCAGCCGCAGGTTTCCGCGGGTCACAAAAGGATAACGGACATCCTCCCGCCGGCAGACCTGGGGGCTCCGCGCGCCGCttccgcccgcccgccccgcgggCAGCCCACCTGAGCTCGGCCCCGGGCCCGGCGGGGACGGGGCGCTCGCGGCGAGATGCGGGCCCGCGGCCGCCGACGGACGTTTCCCTCcgctgcccgcccgcccgccttTGTTCGCCTGGCCCTCCGCCCTCACTCGGCCGCCATCGCCCGCCCGAAGCCGGGCGTCGAGAGCAAACACCGCCCGACGCGAAAAAGGAGGCACAGGCGTTTCTCGTCAAAGCAGACTTTATTGGGGCGCCGGGGCCGCCCCGCGCGCGCCGCCCGCTCCCCCGCGCGGCCCCCGAGCCGCCCACCGGCCGGGACCCCGCGCTCGGccggccccgccctgccccgccgGTCCCCTCCCCCGCGGCGCCGGGGGCCGCGCGGACGGCTCACCGGCTCCGGAGGCGGCGGCTGCGGCGTCGACGCCCCGCTCCCGACTGCCGCCCGGGCTTTTGGGGCGGCGGGCTCCGCTCGCTGCTGCACGGCGCAGGGCGGGAACCGCACGAATCCccgcggcggctgcggcggcggcggcagcgcgCTGACATCACGCGCAGCGGCCAGCCGGCGCGCGCGGGGGCCGTCCCGGCGGCCCCAATCCGGGAGGAGTCCGGGTTGAGTGGGCGGGGCCGCGGCGGCGAGCGGGCAGAGCGattggcagaggaggaggagcgaGAGGGCTAGCGGGCGAGTAGCGGCGAGGCGGGGCGGGCCGAGGCAGCACGGAAGTCTCGCGAGGCCGAGCCTGAGCGGAgtgtggcggcggcggcggcggcgagatCTGGGCTCGGGGTGAGGAGTTGGTATTTGTGTGGAAGGAGGCGGAGGCGCAGGAGGAAGGGGGAAGCGGAGCGCCGGACCGCAGGGCGGGAGGAGGCGCGGCCAGAGCGGGCGGCCgaggcgcggcgcggcggggcgcCGGGGCGAGCAGCGGCCGAGTGAGCGCGGGGCGCACCGAGGCGAGGAGGCGGGGaagcccgccgccgccgccgccgccgcgcccgccccttccccccgccgcccgccccctctccccccgcccgcccgccgccttcctccctctgccttccttccccaCGGCCGGCCGCCTCCTCGCCCGCCTGCCCGCAGCCCCGGAGCCGAGGCCGCCGCGGCCTTGGCGGCCGAGCCCTCAGCCATGGCCTCGGGCGACACCCTCTACATCGCCACGGACGGCTCGGAAATGCCGGCCGAGATCGTGGAGCTGCACGAGATCGAGGTGGAGACCATCCCGGTGGAGACCATCGAGACCACGGTGGTGGGCGAGGAGGaggacgacgacgacgacgacgaggacggcggcggcggcgaccacggcggcgggggcggccaCGGGCACGcgggccaccaccaccaccaccaccaccaccaccacccgccCATGATCGCGCTGCAGCCGCTCGTCACCGACGACCCGACCCAGGTGCACCACCACCAGGAGGTGATCCTGGTGCAGACGCGCGAGGAGGTGGTGGGCGGCGACGACTCGGACGGGCTGCGCGCCGAGGACGGCTTCGAGGACCAGATCCTCATCCCGGTGCCCGCGCCGGCCGGCGGCGACGACGACTACATCGAGCAGACGCTGGTCACCGTGGCGGCGGCCGGCaagagcggcggcggcggctcgtcGTCGTCGGGCGGCGGCCGCGTCAAGAAGGGCGGCGGCAAGAAGAGCGGCAAGAAGGGCTACctcggcggcggggccggggcggcgggcggcgcggaCGCGGGCAACAAGAAGTGGGAGCAGAAGCAGGTGCAGATCAAGACCCTGGAGGGCGAGTTCTCGGTCACCATGTGGTCCTCAGGTGAGCGCCGGCGCGCGCCGGCCCCCgggatgtttttgttttgaagggAAGCCATGTTTTATGTGTGTGATGGGCGCCGCCATCTTCTTCGCGGGGCAAGTATGGCGGCCCCAAAAGATGGCGggccgcggcgggggcggcgggcggcggcgcggcgaAGATGGCGGCGGAGGCGCGGCGCCGCCCGCTAGGCCGCAATGGCGTAGTTtccccgggcggggcggggcgcgcggggcggggcgcgcgcggcCAACGGCCGGCCCGGAGCCCGTTGTccgcggcccccgcccgcccgcgaGGCCGCTGCCCCGCGAGGCCCGGGGGCGCGGGAGGGCGTTGGCGGGGCTGCGCGGCCTGGACCTCGCGCCCGCGCCGGGCCGCCGCTTTTCCGCGGCCTTCCTCTGGGGGGCGTCGCTGGCCGGGCTCCGTCCCCGCCCCTTTCCCGTAGCCTCAACCGCTCCCGGGAGGCGCCTTCCGAGGGGGCGGGGGCGCCCGGCCCGCGCGCAGGCCGGACCCAGCCCGCGGCCGCGCTCCCCGCGCTCGCCTTGCCTCGCctcggcggggcggggcgggactTGGGCGGCACGTCGGGCTCGCGTGTGTGCGGGTTCGGCGTCGGCGAGGCCTGTCACCGCGCTGCGGCGGGTCCTCGCCTCCGCTCCCCCCGCGGCGCCCGGTGCGCGGGCCGCGGGGCTCTGCAGGTTGCTTTCCAGTCCTTTGCATTGGGGggagctttgttttctttctcaagtgcTTGGGTCTTTGCAAGTAGGTTCCTTAGTTACACAGCTATGCACGTTTGCCTCTAAATTGATAAAAGTCGAGTAAAGAGTTCACATGCTTTTTACTCgattaaaaaacttattttcccCGTGAAAAGGATTCTAGAAAGGGTTTTTCCACTGTCTTATCATTGATTTGAACGAGGGCCCGAAAAAATATCTAGGACAGAAGAGACTTCTCTGCATAtgtaaatctttttgtttttactttgtaatTGAGTTTTTCACGTCGTTATCCTACTATCCTATTCACAGCCTATCTTGTTAAATTGTTGGAATAGTAAATAGACTGAGAGTAATCCTGGCATAACTAGTTAACGTACTATCTGTGATAATTAGATTTAAGTGGTAGACTCCTTTACGCCGTTATTACTCCAAAGCTGCTTAATAAATTCGCAGAATTGGTTGGAGCCTCAAAATGTGATCGTTGGGTACTGAAGGGTTGTTAAACTTCTCAGAAGCGAATGAAATAGGCGAAAAGTCTGGAGTGAGAAGCTGGTCTGGCTGTGTTGTGCCTGCGGAAAGCCCCGGGTTGAGATAACTGAAGCTGCACGGATCTGTGGCTCAGGACTGAGCAGAGGAGCGGAGGGTCTGTCAGAATGTAACAGCAAGTGCTCACGGCGCTGTTCTGGATTTTGGAGGGCCTTGTAGAACTCTCAGTAGTTTGGTTTAGCAGGAGCTATATGTTTCAATGAAACATGTATTTTAGTACTTAAAAGGGTATTGAAAGATCCCTTCTGTATACATTCTGGTAGCGCAGAATGATTGCCCAGTGATCATGTTGGAACTAAAAGCCATGTTTTCCCATTGTTAATAGGAATGGAGTAGGGGAGGGAATGTTGGTTACTGATGAGTGCTGAATTCGGGATATCATTTGAAATTAGATATTTGGGTAAAGATACATTGACCACATAAAGctatatttactttttctcatGGTATGGTCTTGTTGGCTTGTTAGAAAACCAgggtattttatatattctgcatttGATCTTACCAAATTGTTAACCAACTTTTCCATACCCAGAAAACTTGATAATGTAGGTTTTAATTGAAGTGATGTGTATCAAGTTAGCTTAAAAGTCATTACTTGTGCTGTGCAAGTGGTTGCTGTAGGCTTGTACAATGTTAGGGGTATTTTAACAAACTTTTCTCTAAAAGGGTTAGTTGTCTGGCATGTTACAGTACTCTCCATAAACGTGGTTATAAACATTTGATGGCAGTAACAGAATGGCTTGTTTTCTCAGACATGGTTTTGTGATAAACTATTCCCCTTCCTTGTCCTTGTGGTTTGGAATTATTACCAAAGAGAAGCTAAATAATTTGTGATTAACTCTGCATGTCTCAAGTTCAAATTCTGCATATGGTTTCATCTTCAGAACTGAAATAAGATAATTGATAACAGGCGAAGAAATCAAAGCAGGCtaactttctgtgtgtgtgctgaCTGGTAGGCAGTGTGCACAGTGCTTGCATGTACTCGATTGCATTTGACCCGAGGCAGGAGAGTTTTAAAACAGTCCCTTAGCCTAAGCCCAAGCTTAGTTAACCTGAAGTCCTTATAAAAATGTACATGTAGGCTATTCTTGGGGCTCTAGTTACTTGTTAGTACCTCATgactaaaaaaaaagtgggaaactAAACACTTGGATTTTGTGAGTTTAATTTACTTGTATGCCATCTTCATTTAATTTCCCACAGAGTAACAGCGAACTGTATGATTGGCACCTTTTGAATGGAACAGCAGAAGGGGAATCTAGTAGTTCCATAGTAGAGTGGTTATAGACCTGAAAGGGTCCCTAGagatctgcttttttctttttttattgacatcATTCGCATGTGCACAGTTTGGTGGTTTTTTACTATATTCAGCAGGTTGTGTaatcatcaccactgtctaattccaaaacatttttattaccccaGAAAGAAACTTGGTAACTATTatttccctttcctccccacctcagcccttggcaaccactaatctttctttttccctggattcccctattttggacatttggtttatatggaatcatacaatatgttgccttttgtgtctggcttagtCTGTTTTCAAGATTTCATCCAAGTTGCACAGtgtactttattccttttgaatgctgaataatatgccattgtagAGCTAAAACAGCAGGAGCTGCTTATTTTTGCAGATGCGAAAATTAAGGTCTAGTTAAGGCTAaacatcttttaatatttaatcacagtttgtgttttgaatatttttaatcctttgctTTAAGGCCTgtgattgtttttgctttttacctGGCGTATAATTAATGAACATTTCGTTGTTGCCAGATTCAGGGCATAGTATTGTGTATGTGTTTCCCTGGATGTTCATCACTATAGTTTAGGAGCAACATCCTATTTTGTAGAACTTATTAAGAACTAAACCGCTTAACTAAATCACTGGGTCGA
The window above is part of the Hippopotamus amphibius kiboko isolate mHipAmp2 chromosome 4, mHipAmp2.hap2, whole genome shotgun sequence genome. Proteins encoded here:
- the YY1 gene encoding transcriptional repressor protein YY1 is translated as MASGDTLYIATDGSEMPAEIVELHEIEVETIPVETIETTVVGEEEDDDDDDEDGGGGDHGGGGGHGHAGHHHHHHHHHHPPMIALQPLVTDDPTQVHHHQEVILVQTREEVVGGDDSDGLRAEDGFEDQILIPVPAPAGGDDDYIEQTLVTVAAAGKSGGGGSSSSGGGRVKKGGGKKSGKKGYLGGGAGAAGGADAGNKKWEQKQVQIKTLEGEFSVTMWSSDEKKDIDHETVVEEQIIGENSPPDYSEYMTGKKLPPGGIPGIDLSDPKQLAEFARMKPRKIKEDDAPRTIACPHKGCTKMFRDNSAMRKHLHTHGPRVHVCAECGKAFVESSKLKRHQLVHTGEKPFQCTFEGCGKRFSLDFNLRTHVRIHTGDRPYVCPFDGCNKKFAQSTNLKSHILTHAKAKNNQ